From a single Brassica oleracea var. oleracea cultivar TO1000 chromosome C5, BOL, whole genome shotgun sequence genomic region:
- the LOC106293147 gene encoding probable WRKY transcription factor 14 isoform X1 gives MCSVFEMDNYQGDLRDILRGIDGGHVLSPELPPSPPRIWPLPQPSPSDLHHINPFGDPFVSMTDPLLQELNAVTNSGYFSTADNNNNNCFLVPKVLEDDHIKSQCSVFPRIRISHSNIISDSSPCNSPAMSAHVFAAAAAASPRGVINVDTNSPRNCLLVDGNTFSSQIQISSPPNLGPKRRQSQAKKVVCIPAPAAMNSRSSGEVVPSDLWAWRKYGQKPIKGSPFPRGYYRCSSSKGCSARKQVERSRTDPNMLVITYTSEHNHPWPIQRNALAGSTRSSSNPNSSKSSTATAPSNGPPNNTHSPSPASPSPLPASAVKDEQREEDMELENVENDYDNQFAPYRPELPDQHQPDDFFADLEELEEDSLSMFLSQGVAGYGSNKTTASNGISNFGGWSGANNSNDDRDSRSL, from the exons ATGTGCAGCGTCTTTGAGATGGACAATTATCAAGGAGACTTAAGGGACATCTTACGAGGAATCGATGGCGGCCACGTGTTATCGCCGGAACTTCCTCCTTCTCCTCCAAGAATCTGGCCACTTCCACAACCATCGCCGTCAGATCTTCATCACATAAATCCCTTTGGAGATCCATTTGTGAGCATGACTGATCCTCTCCTCCAAGAACTCAACGCCGTCACAAACTCTGGCTATTTCTCCACAGCCGACAACAATAACAACAACTGCTTCTTAGTTCCTAAGGTATTAGAGGATGATCATATAAAGAGTCAATGCAGTGTCTTCCCAAGAATCCGGATCTCGCATAGTAACATCATTAGCGATTCCTCTCCGTGTAATTCTCCGGCCATGTCGGCTCACGTTTTCGCAGCCGCAGCTGCCGCCTCGCCGAGAGGGGTCATCAACGTCGATACAAACAGTCCTAGAAACTGTCTATTAGTCGATGGTAACACGTTCTCGTCTCAGATTCAGATATCTTCCCCTCCGAATCTAGGTCCTAAGAGAAG GCAGAGTCAGGCAAAGAAGGTGGTGTGTATACCAGCGCCGGCTGCGATGAACAGCCGGTCAAGCGGTGAAGTGGTTCCGTCTGATCTGTGGGCTTGGCGTAAGTACGGTCAAAAACCCATTAAAGGCTCTCCTTTTCCAAG GGGTTACTATAGATGCAGCAGCTCAAAAGGCTGTTCAGCAAGAAAGCAAGTCGAAAGAAGCCGAACCGATCCAAACATGTTGGTGATTACATATACTTCCGAACACAACCATCCTTGGCCCATTCAACGCAACGCTCTTGCCGGTTCCACACGCTCCTCCTCTAACCCTAATTCCTCCAAATCCTCAACCGCAACCGCTCCATCCAATGGCCCTCCAAACAACACCCACTCGCCTTCCCCCGCCTCTCCTTCTCCTCTGCCAGCCTCCGCCGTCAAGGATGAACAAAGAGAAGAAGATATGGAATTGGAAAACGTAGAAAACGATTACGATAATCAGTTTGCTCCATATAGACCGGAGCTCCCCGATCAGCATCAGCCAGACGATTTCTTCGCAGATCTTGAAGAGCTAGAAGAAGATTCTCTAAGCATGTTTCTTTCTCAAGGCGTCGCCGGCTACGGGAGCAATAAAACGACGGCGTCCAATGGGATCAGCAATTTCGGCGGTTGGTCTGGGGCAAATAATAGTAACGACGACCGAGACTCAAGGTCGTTATAG
- the LOC106293147 gene encoding probable WRKY transcription factor 14 isoform X2: protein MDNYQGDLRDILRGIDGGHVLSPELPPSPPRIWPLPQPSPSDLHHINPFGDPFVSMTDPLLQELNAVTNSGYFSTADNNNNNCFLVPKVLEDDHIKSQCSVFPRIRISHSNIISDSSPCNSPAMSAHVFAAAAAASPRGVINVDTNSPRNCLLVDGNTFSSQIQISSPPNLGPKRRQSQAKKVVCIPAPAAMNSRSSGEVVPSDLWAWRKYGQKPIKGSPFPRGYYRCSSSKGCSARKQVERSRTDPNMLVITYTSEHNHPWPIQRNALAGSTRSSSNPNSSKSSTATAPSNGPPNNTHSPSPASPSPLPASAVKDEQREEDMELENVENDYDNQFAPYRPELPDQHQPDDFFADLEELEEDSLSMFLSQGVAGYGSNKTTASNGISNFGGWSGANNSNDDRDSRSL from the exons ATGGACAATTATCAAGGAGACTTAAGGGACATCTTACGAGGAATCGATGGCGGCCACGTGTTATCGCCGGAACTTCCTCCTTCTCCTCCAAGAATCTGGCCACTTCCACAACCATCGCCGTCAGATCTTCATCACATAAATCCCTTTGGAGATCCATTTGTGAGCATGACTGATCCTCTCCTCCAAGAACTCAACGCCGTCACAAACTCTGGCTATTTCTCCACAGCCGACAACAATAACAACAACTGCTTCTTAGTTCCTAAGGTATTAGAGGATGATCATATAAAGAGTCAATGCAGTGTCTTCCCAAGAATCCGGATCTCGCATAGTAACATCATTAGCGATTCCTCTCCGTGTAATTCTCCGGCCATGTCGGCTCACGTTTTCGCAGCCGCAGCTGCCGCCTCGCCGAGAGGGGTCATCAACGTCGATACAAACAGTCCTAGAAACTGTCTATTAGTCGATGGTAACACGTTCTCGTCTCAGATTCAGATATCTTCCCCTCCGAATCTAGGTCCTAAGAGAAG GCAGAGTCAGGCAAAGAAGGTGGTGTGTATACCAGCGCCGGCTGCGATGAACAGCCGGTCAAGCGGTGAAGTGGTTCCGTCTGATCTGTGGGCTTGGCGTAAGTACGGTCAAAAACCCATTAAAGGCTCTCCTTTTCCAAG GGGTTACTATAGATGCAGCAGCTCAAAAGGCTGTTCAGCAAGAAAGCAAGTCGAAAGAAGCCGAACCGATCCAAACATGTTGGTGATTACATATACTTCCGAACACAACCATCCTTGGCCCATTCAACGCAACGCTCTTGCCGGTTCCACACGCTCCTCCTCTAACCCTAATTCCTCCAAATCCTCAACCGCAACCGCTCCATCCAATGGCCCTCCAAACAACACCCACTCGCCTTCCCCCGCCTCTCCTTCTCCTCTGCCAGCCTCCGCCGTCAAGGATGAACAAAGAGAAGAAGATATGGAATTGGAAAACGTAGAAAACGATTACGATAATCAGTTTGCTCCATATAGACCGGAGCTCCCCGATCAGCATCAGCCAGACGATTTCTTCGCAGATCTTGAAGAGCTAGAAGAAGATTCTCTAAGCATGTTTCTTTCTCAAGGCGTCGCCGGCTACGGGAGCAATAAAACGACGGCGTCCAATGGGATCAGCAATTTCGGCGGTTGGTCTGGGGCAAATAATAGTAACGACGACCGAGACTCAAGGTCGTTATAG